One Pararge aegeria chromosome 4, ilParAegt1.1, whole genome shotgun sequence DNA segment encodes these proteins:
- the LOC120623294 gene encoding retinol dehydrogenase 13-like: protein MPLFSGRCYSNIKLIGKTAIVTGCNTGIGKETVLDFYKRGAKVIMACRNIDKAEAAKTDIENTCKDLPEKGKLVVEKCDLSSMSSVREFTKKILKSEPHINILVNNAGVMMCPKGVTEDGFEIQLGTNHLAHFLLTMLLLPCIRNSTPARIVTVSSRAHTRYDINFDDLNYETRRYNSAEAYSQSKLANVLFSRELAAKLKAHNIEGVNTYSLHPGVIRTELGRHMDEVLFKGARRIIGVLFYPFFKTPVLGAQTTIYCAVDEKCANETGLYYSDCVVTTPDRKALNDEYAKKLWEKSVELVRLGDFDPFTAVHSGAASK from the exons ATGCCTCTATTTAGTGGACGTTGCTACagtaatataaaattgataggaaAAACTGCGATCGTAACAGGATGCAATACAGGGATTGGAAAAGAAACGGTACTCGATTTTTATAAAAGAG GTGCAAAAGTAATAATGGCCTGCAGAAACATCGATAAAGCAGAGGCAGCAAAAACTGATATAGAAAATACCTGCAAGGATTTACCAGAAAAGGGTAAACTTGTTGTAGAAAAGTGCGACTTGTCCTCAATGAGTTCTGTTAGAGAATTTacgaagaaaattttaaaatcagaacctcatataaatatacttgtaAATAATGCTGGTGTTATGATGTGCCCTAAGGGAGTAACAGAGGATGGGTTTGAGATTCAGCTGGGTACAAACCACTTGGCTCATTTTCTCCTAACAATGCTACTACTGCCTTGTATAAGGAACAGTACGCCGGCAAGGATTGTTACTGTGTCATCTAGAGCTCATACAA ggTATGACATAAACTTTGATGATTTGAACTACGAGACAAGACGTTATAACTCAGCAGAAGCATATTCACAGAGTAAACTTGCAAATGTGTTATTTTCAAGAGAACTAGCAGCTAAGCTTAag gcCCACAATATAGAGGGTGTAAACACATACAGCCTTCATCCCGGTGTTATACGAACTGAATTGGGAAGGCACATGGATGAGGTTCTGTTCAAAGGAGCCAGAAGAATTATCGGTGTGCTATTCTATCCGTTCTTCAAAACACCGGTACTTGGCGCTCAAACGACCATATACTGCGCCGTGGATGAAAAATGCGCGAACGAAACTGGATTATACTACAG CGACTGCGTGGTAACAACTCCGGACAGAAAAGCGCTTAATGATGAATACGCGAAGAAATTGTGGGAAAAGTCAGTGGAACTTGTGAGATTAGGAGATTTTGATCCATTTACTGCAGTTCATTCTGGTGCTgccagtaaataa
- the LOC120623290 gene encoding uncharacterized protein LOC120623290 isoform X2, with amino-acid sequence MTALPRRALNKPSRAKLWQGVSESATGVAPNRGDLKDVLGVIGVTESDWRPVVVEPAVDAAVAVAHVTTGVVARELAPSKDADIVTGGTRYDADPYLKLLLRHSGNFRKKVSSAFNIKM; translated from the exons ATGACAGCTCTTCCAAGAAGAGCCCTCAACAAACCTAGCCGG GCCAAATTATGGCAAGGTGTCAGCGAAAGCGCaa CCGGTGTCGCTCCAAATCGGGGAGATTTAAAAGATGTACTCGGGGTGATCGGCGTTACCGAGTCAGACTGGCGTCCTGTCGTCGTCGAGCCCGCAGTCGATGCCGCCGTCGCCGTCGCCCACG TTACAACTGGCGTTGTCGCTCGCGAACTGGCTCCTTCAAAAGATGCAGATATTGTGACAGGCGGTACAAGATACGACGCCGATCCTTATCTTAAGCTACTATTGCGGCATAGCGGCAACTTTCGTAAAAAG GTCAGTTCGGCgtttaacattaaaatgtgA
- the LOC120623290 gene encoding uncharacterized protein LOC120623290 isoform X1 — protein sequence MTALPRRALNKPSRAKLWQGVSESAKCAKPGVAPNRGDLKDVLGVIGVTESDWRPVVVEPAVDAAVAVAHVTTGVVARELAPSKDADIVTGGTRYDADPYLKLLLRHSGNFRKKVSSAFNIKM from the exons ATGACAGCTCTTCCAAGAAGAGCCCTCAACAAACCTAGCCGG GCCAAATTATGGCAAGGTGTCAGCGAAAGCGCaa AATGCGCAAAAC CCGGTGTCGCTCCAAATCGGGGAGATTTAAAAGATGTACTCGGGGTGATCGGCGTTACCGAGTCAGACTGGCGTCCTGTCGTCGTCGAGCCCGCAGTCGATGCCGCCGTCGCCGTCGCCCACG TTACAACTGGCGTTGTCGCTCGCGAACTGGCTCCTTCAAAAGATGCAGATATTGTGACAGGCGGTACAAGATACGACGCCGATCCTTATCTTAAGCTACTATTGCGGCATAGCGGCAACTTTCGTAAAAAG GTCAGTTCGGCgtttaacattaaaatgtgA